The following are from one region of the Nocardioides marmotae genome:
- a CDS encoding DNA polymerase IV, with protein sequence MTGARDPRSGWVLHVDLDQFIAAVEVLRRPELAGRPVVVGGRGDPTERGVVSTASYEARAHGVGSGMPLRVAARKCPEAVFLPVDKPAYDAASAEVMATLRAVTWDGAPVVVEVLGWDEAFLAVDPAAVSDTDRGVEGVGGGTPTSTGPEELAQQVRAAVLEATGLHCSVGIGDNKLRAKIATDLGKPRGTFRLTEETWFEVMGDRPTDALWGVGRRTAKKLAELGIETVAELAAADAGALAAELGPTMGPWYRRLGRGVDTSPVDPTPYVPRGHGREETFQADLEDWAEVEAAVRRLARAASADIAAEGRPAARVGLKVRYRPFTTVTRSFTLPAPTADPAALADAAAGLLDRVERDRPVRLLGVRLEMVPPADGS encoded by the coding sequence ATGACCGGGGCCCGCGACCCGCGGTCGGGGTGGGTGCTCCACGTCGACCTGGACCAGTTCATCGCGGCGGTGGAGGTGCTGCGTCGCCCCGAGCTCGCCGGTCGGCCCGTGGTCGTCGGCGGCCGCGGCGACCCGACCGAGCGCGGGGTGGTGTCCACGGCGTCGTACGAGGCGCGGGCGCACGGCGTCGGCTCGGGCATGCCGCTGCGGGTGGCGGCGCGGAAGTGCCCGGAGGCGGTGTTCCTGCCGGTCGACAAGCCGGCGTACGACGCGGCCTCGGCGGAGGTGATGGCGACCCTGCGCGCCGTCACCTGGGACGGCGCTCCGGTGGTGGTGGAGGTGCTCGGCTGGGACGAGGCGTTCCTCGCGGTCGACCCGGCCGCCGTCTCGGACACCGACCGCGGCGTGGAGGGGGTGGGGGGAGGGACCCCCACCAGCACCGGGCCGGAGGAGCTGGCCCAGCAGGTGCGGGCGGCGGTGCTGGAGGCGACCGGCCTGCACTGCTCGGTGGGGATCGGCGACAACAAGCTGCGGGCGAAGATCGCGACCGACCTCGGCAAGCCGCGGGGGACCTTCCGGCTGACCGAGGAGACCTGGTTCGAGGTGATGGGCGACCGGCCGACCGACGCGCTGTGGGGCGTGGGCCGCCGGACCGCGAAGAAGCTGGCGGAGCTCGGCATCGAGACCGTCGCGGAGCTGGCGGCCGCCGACGCGGGCGCGCTGGCCGCCGAGCTCGGGCCGACGATGGGGCCGTGGTACCGCCGGCTGGGGCGCGGCGTGGACACCAGCCCGGTCGACCCGACGCCGTACGTCCCCCGTGGGCACGGGCGGGAGGAGACCTTCCAGGCCGACCTGGAGGACTGGGCCGAGGTCGAGGCGGCCGTCCGCCGGCTCGCCCGGGCCGCGAGCGCCGACATCGCGGCCGAGGGCAGGCCGGCGGCCCGGGTGGGGCTGAAGGTGCGCTACCGGCCGTTCACCACGGTGACCCGCAGCTTCACGCTGCCGGCGCCGACCGCCGACCCCGCGGCCCTCGCCGACGCCGCGGCCGGGCTGCTGGACCGGGTCGAGCGGGATCGGCCGGTCCGGCTGCTCGGCGTACGGCTGGAGATGGTGCCGCCCGCCGACGGCTCCTGA
- a CDS encoding FUSC family protein has protein sequence MHEPGPVDRLRTRSRTSVRARLARLSAKRWQIGQCAIAAGVAWFVAADLLGHPTPFFAPVAAVVSLGTSYGQRLRRVAEVTVGVAVGVLVGDLLTLQIGTGAWQLVLVVTLAMSTAFLLDGGQLVVTQAAVQSIVVSTLVPDPGVGLVRWTDALIGGAVALVAATVVPSAPLRRPREQAGLVVRKIAELTRAAAQVMDEGASEQGLALLSDARSTDRLIRELQAAAEEGRSVVASSPFRVRHRAGLRRMSELVEPLDRALRSTRVLVRQVAVLAYHRRPVPSSYALLARDVADAADRVADELEADRTPEAARSVLLAVGDASGRVERATEMNAEVVLVQLRSVVVDLLLITGMDQMESTNALPPPPR, from the coding sequence ATGCACGAACCCGGGCCGGTCGACCGACTCCGGACCCGGAGCCGCACCTCGGTGCGTGCGCGGCTGGCCCGGCTCTCGGCCAAGCGCTGGCAGATCGGGCAGTGCGCGATCGCGGCCGGGGTCGCCTGGTTCGTCGCCGCCGACCTCCTCGGCCACCCGACCCCGTTCTTCGCGCCGGTCGCCGCGGTGGTGAGCCTGGGCACGTCCTACGGCCAGCGCCTGCGCCGGGTCGCGGAGGTCACCGTCGGCGTGGCCGTCGGCGTCCTGGTCGGGGACCTGCTCACCCTCCAGATCGGCACGGGCGCGTGGCAGCTGGTGCTCGTGGTGACGCTGGCGATGTCGACGGCCTTCCTCCTCGACGGGGGTCAGCTGGTGGTGACCCAGGCAGCGGTGCAGTCGATCGTCGTGTCCACGCTGGTCCCCGACCCGGGGGTGGGCCTGGTCCGCTGGACCGACGCGCTGATCGGCGGCGCCGTCGCCCTCGTGGCGGCCACGGTGGTGCCGTCGGCGCCGCTGCGCCGGCCCCGGGAGCAGGCGGGATTGGTGGTCCGCAAGATCGCAGAGCTGACCCGCGCGGCGGCCCAGGTGATGGATGAGGGGGCCTCGGAGCAGGGCCTCGCGCTGCTGTCCGACGCGCGCTCGACCGACCGGTTGATCCGCGAGCTCCAGGCCGCCGCCGAGGAGGGCCGCTCGGTCGTGGCGTCCTCGCCGTTCCGGGTCCGGCACCGCGCCGGCCTGCGCCGGATGAGCGAGCTGGTCGAGCCGCTGGACCGCGCCCTGCGCAGCACCCGGGTGCTGGTGCGGCAGGTGGCGGTGCTGGCCTACCACCGGCGGCCCGTGCCCTCCTCCTACGCCCTGCTGGCCCGCGACGTCGCCGACGCCGCCGACCGGGTGGCCGACGAGCTCGAGGCGGACCGGACCCCGGAGGCGGCACGCTCCGTGCTGCTGGCGGTCGGCGACGCCTCGGGCCGGGTCGAGCGGGCCACGGAGATGAACGCCGAGGTGGTGCTGGTGCAGCTGCGGTCGGTGGTGGTCGACCTGCTGCTCATCACCGGCATGGACCAGATGGAGTCCACCAACGCCCTGCCGCCCCCACCGCGATGA
- a CDS encoding matrixin family metalloprotease, with amino-acid sequence MDHRERRRHGPALPGLLVACVLAGLVLLRDPGASGDRLRELFGTQERRAEVVALPAGAGEYEFAATQPGSEEPVSWNPCRDIEYVVNPAGAPAHWPQLVERSIATLSEATGFRFVYGGETDDRNFTSRIGALGRSAPVLIGWADAEEVEELAGDVAGVGGAAYLESTGRWTYTTGMVVLDTDVFVDLPPGSDPRELDLQAAILDHELGHVVGLGHVDSREELMYADNVGRTSFGTGDLQGLALLGAAPCS; translated from the coding sequence GTGGACCACCGGGAGCGGCGCCGGCACGGCCCGGCACTGCCGGGCCTCCTCGTCGCGTGCGTGCTCGCCGGGCTGGTCCTGCTGCGCGACCCCGGCGCGAGCGGCGACCGGCTGCGCGAGCTGTTCGGCACCCAGGAGCGCCGCGCGGAGGTCGTCGCCCTGCCGGCCGGCGCCGGTGAGTACGAGTTCGCCGCGACCCAGCCCGGCTCCGAGGAGCCGGTCAGCTGGAACCCCTGCCGCGACATCGAGTACGTCGTCAACCCGGCCGGCGCCCCCGCGCACTGGCCGCAGCTGGTCGAGCGCAGCATCGCGACCCTGTCCGAGGCGACCGGCTTCCGCTTCGTCTACGGCGGGGAGACCGACGACCGCAACTTCACCTCCCGGATCGGCGCCCTGGGGCGCTCGGCGCCGGTGCTCATCGGGTGGGCGGACGCCGAGGAGGTCGAGGAGCTCGCCGGGGACGTCGCGGGCGTGGGCGGCGCGGCGTACCTGGAGTCCACGGGCCGGTGGACCTACACCACCGGCATGGTCGTCCTCGACACCGACGTCTTCGTCGACCTGCCCCCGGGGTCCGACCCGCGGGAGCTCGACCTGCAGGCCGCGATCCTCGACCACGAGCTCGGCCACGTCGTGGGGCTCGGGCACGTCGACAGCCGCGAGGAGCTGATGTACGCCGACAACGTCGGCCGCACCTCCTTCGGCACCGGCGACCTCCAGGGCCTCGCCCTGCTCGGCGCCGCCCCCTGCTCCTGA
- a CDS encoding alpha/beta fold hydrolase gives MRRTAVTLAASLAASLALLAGGVAVAPTAPAASTPAAAAAPAGGGVTARDACLASVPDPGGTAPVEICYTIFKPARASARRPVPMVMHSHGWGGQRAEQAEVQAYLDAGYGVLTFDQRGFGESGGHAHVENPALEGRDVRALVGVVARLPWVRQDGPGDPRLGAVGGSYGGGYQYLGAFELLRTRGTPVFDALVPQITWHDLSQSLAPNGVVRTEWALALSAASLLSDALPPTVYKALIEGAALGVWPDGSIPGTEDMVRFFRKNGPKWHVDRGRRLDIPMLLGQGTTDGLFPLEQGFRNWRSAMTARARERSIFVGYNGGHVLPAILPAGTSADTDPCSRKLAGGDFEKLSVRFLDHVLRGRPTSLRGFGRMHLATPGDRCTTITSPAANTTRKVGTVATLTGVGTPLSYPVAAGPIRVAGTPYLTGQMTALGVQNRAFYGLAVGTSPLDARLVQNNVLPIDEPAPVLGERRRVALPSVAVDVPKGQNLYLMVTPVSDTFLVMGSRLPGVVTIEDTVVHLPVVGR, from the coding sequence ATGCGCCGTACCGCCGTCACCCTCGCCGCATCCCTCGCCGCCTCCCTCGCCCTGCTGGCCGGCGGGGTCGCCGTCGCCCCGACCGCCCCGGCGGCGAGCACCCCAGCGGCGGCCGCCGCCCCGGCCGGGGGCGGGGTGACCGCCCGCGACGCGTGCCTGGCGAGCGTGCCCGATCCGGGCGGGACGGCCCCGGTCGAGATCTGCTACACGATCTTCAAGCCGGCGCGCGCCTCCGCCCGGCGCCCGGTCCCGATGGTGATGCACAGCCACGGCTGGGGCGGCCAGCGGGCCGAGCAGGCGGAGGTACAGGCCTACCTCGACGCCGGCTACGGCGTGCTCACCTTCGACCAGCGCGGCTTCGGGGAGTCCGGTGGCCACGCCCACGTCGAGAACCCCGCCCTCGAGGGCCGCGACGTCCGCGCCCTGGTCGGCGTCGTCGCCCGACTGCCGTGGGTGCGCCAGGACGGCCCCGGCGACCCCCGGCTCGGCGCGGTCGGCGGCAGCTACGGCGGTGGCTACCAGTACCTCGGTGCCTTCGAGCTGCTCCGCACCCGCGGCACCCCGGTCTTCGACGCCCTCGTCCCGCAGATCACCTGGCACGACCTGAGCCAGAGCCTGGCCCCGAACGGTGTCGTGCGCACCGAGTGGGCGCTCGCGCTCAGCGCCGCGTCCCTGCTCAGCGACGCGCTTCCGCCGACGGTCTACAAGGCGCTGATCGAGGGCGCGGCGCTCGGCGTGTGGCCCGACGGCTCGATCCCGGGCACCGAGGACATGGTGCGGTTCTTCCGCAAGAACGGTCCGAAGTGGCACGTCGACCGCGGACGCCGCCTCGACATCCCGATGCTGCTGGGCCAGGGCACCACCGACGGCCTCTTCCCGCTCGAGCAGGGCTTCCGGAACTGGCGCAGCGCGATGACCGCCCGCGCCCGCGAGCGCAGCATCTTCGTCGGCTACAACGGCGGCCACGTCCTGCCCGCGATCCTCCCGGCCGGCACGAGCGCCGACACCGACCCGTGCAGCCGCAAGCTCGCCGGCGGCGACTTCGAGAAGCTCTCCGTCCGCTTCCTCGACCACGTCCTCCGGGGCCGGCCCACCTCGCTGCGCGGCTTCGGGCGGATGCACCTGGCCACTCCCGGCGACCGCTGCACGACGATCACCTCCCCCGCCGCGAACACCACCCGGAAGGTCGGCACCGTCGCCACCCTCACCGGCGTCGGCACCCCGCTGTCCTACCCGGTCGCCGCCGGCCCGATCCGCGTCGCCGGCACGCCGTACCTCACCGGCCAGATGACCGCCCTCGGCGTGCAGAACCGCGCCTTCTACGGCCTCGCCGTCGGCACCAGCCCACTGGACGCCCGCCTGGTGCAGAACAACGTGCTGCCCATCGACGAGCCGGCCCCCGTCCTCGGGGAGCGCCGTCGCGTCGCGCTGCCGTCGGTGGCCGTCGACGTGCCGAAGGGGCAGAACCTCTACCTCATGGTCACGCCGGTCTCCGACACCTTCCTCGTCATGGGGTCGCGACTGCCCGGGGTGGTCACGATCGAGGACACAGTCGTCCATCTCCCGGTGGTCGGCCGGTGA
- a CDS encoding phosphodiester glycosidase family protein yields the protein MRARLSLTAGALAAALSLVTAAAAAGPGSAPDHARNDLPSDLRRDPGSTPGSGPDLRAERGPAHTSDGQPGLLAPVLPRLLRQGAATSTDPVRSTVSPGVTLTRWDEADPRGAQRFSLLTVDPSVPGVSLDYAGPRRVSGTATLPTLLSPAYNGPGTVAGVNGDFFDIGDTGAPLGTGRDVERGVLHARLSGWTSSFAVDRQGRPWIGEVPLRASVKQRPGLRITNLNSPFVEPGGIGIYTAAWGTTSGYRVTSGQKRGVRMVLVRGGKVVRTRAKLPSGQPIRGVLLVGRGPGAKALGTLRKGARLDVTWGLQGGPRMAISGNKVLIREGLVEVVDDRVMHPRTAIGIDRDTGEVLVLVVDGRWTWSRGATMVELAATMADLGADEALNLDGGGSTTMITRGADGRLGVVNAPSDGSLRKVANGLQVRYRPPGG from the coding sequence GTGCGCGCCCGACTCTCCCTGACCGCCGGCGCCCTGGCCGCTGCCCTCAGCCTGGTGACCGCGGCCGCCGCGGCCGGCCCCGGGAGCGCCCCCGACCACGCCCGCAACGACCTCCCCAGCGACCTCCGCCGCGACCCCGGGAGTACGCCGGGCAGCGGGCCGGACCTCCGCGCCGAGCGCGGCCCCGCGCACACCTCCGACGGCCAGCCGGGCCTGCTGGCGCCGGTCCTCCCGCGGCTGCTCCGGCAGGGCGCCGCCACCAGCACCGACCCGGTCCGCTCGACGGTCTCGCCCGGCGTGACGCTCACCCGCTGGGACGAGGCCGACCCGCGCGGAGCGCAACGGTTCTCGCTGCTGACCGTCGACCCGTCGGTCCCCGGCGTCTCCCTCGACTACGCCGGCCCGCGGCGGGTCTCCGGCACCGCCACCCTCCCGACCCTGCTCTCCCCGGCGTACAACGGTCCCGGCACCGTCGCCGGGGTCAACGGCGACTTTTTCGACATCGGCGACACCGGCGCTCCGCTCGGCACCGGCCGCGACGTCGAGCGCGGCGTGCTCCACGCCCGGCTGTCCGGCTGGACCTCCTCCTTCGCCGTCGACCGGCAGGGCCGGCCCTGGATCGGCGAGGTGCCGCTGCGGGCGAGCGTCAAGCAACGCCCCGGCCTGCGGATCACCAACCTCAACTCGCCGTTCGTGGAGCCCGGCGGGATCGGGATCTACACCGCCGCGTGGGGCACCACCTCGGGCTACCGGGTCACCAGCGGGCAGAAGCGCGGGGTGCGGATGGTGCTGGTGCGCGGCGGCAAGGTCGTGCGCACCCGGGCGAAGCTCCCCAGCGGCCAGCCGATCCGCGGCGTGCTGCTCGTCGGGCGCGGCCCGGGAGCCAAGGCGCTCGGCACGCTGCGCAAGGGGGCCCGGCTCGACGTGACGTGGGGGCTCCAGGGCGGGCCGCGGATGGCGATCAGCGGCAACAAGGTGCTCATCCGCGAGGGCCTGGTGGAGGTGGTCGACGACCGGGTGATGCACCCGCGGACCGCGATCGGCATCGACCGCGACACCGGCGAGGTGCTGGTCCTGGTCGTCGATGGGCGCTGGACGTGGAGCCGCGGCGCGACGATGGTCGAGCTCGCCGCGACGATGGCCGACCTCGGTGCCGACGAGGCGCTCAACCTCGACGGCGGCGGCTCGACGACGATGATCACCCGCGGCGCCGACGGTCGCCTCGGCGTGGTCAACGCCCCCTCCGACGGCAGCCTGCGCAAGGTCGCCAACGGCCTCCAGGTGCGCTACCGCCCGCCGGGCGGCTGA
- a CDS encoding glutamate--cysteine ligase, whose product MRIDFKPSAEPTLGVEWELALVDRGSRDLANAASELLGAAQARLPDPGQLHKELLRNTIEVVTGVCHTVGEAVEELRRALEVVVPVADELGVDLYGGGTHPFASWTAQQLTEGHRYEELINRTQWWGRQMLIWGVHVHVGLPEQSRVMPVLSSLLNHYPHLQALSASSPIWAGVDTGYASNRALMFQQLPTAGLPFQFQTWAEFESFASDQLRTGVIDDLSEIRWDVRPAAHLGTLENRVCDGISSFDDLAAIVALCHCLVVDLDTRAAAGERLPTMPPWHVQENKWRAARYGLDAIVILDAEGDERLVTDDLADLLVRLEPTAERLGCAAELASVADIPRRGASYQRQRAVAEESSGDLVAVVDSVVTELRDGLGR is encoded by the coding sequence GTGCGGATCGACTTCAAGCCCTCGGCCGAGCCCACGCTCGGCGTCGAGTGGGAGCTCGCGCTGGTCGACCGCGGCTCCCGCGACCTGGCCAACGCCGCCTCGGAGCTCCTGGGGGCCGCCCAGGCCCGGCTGCCCGACCCCGGCCAGCTGCACAAGGAGCTGCTGCGCAACACCATCGAGGTCGTCACCGGCGTCTGCCACACCGTCGGCGAGGCCGTCGAGGAGCTGCGTCGCGCCCTCGAGGTCGTGGTGCCGGTCGCCGACGAGCTCGGCGTCGACCTGTACGGCGGCGGGACGCACCCGTTCGCGTCGTGGACCGCGCAGCAGCTGACCGAGGGCCACCGCTACGAGGAGCTGATCAACCGCACCCAGTGGTGGGGGCGGCAGATGCTCATCTGGGGCGTGCACGTCCACGTCGGGCTGCCCGAGCAGAGCCGGGTGATGCCGGTGCTGTCCTCGCTGCTCAACCACTACCCGCACCTGCAGGCGCTCTCGGCGTCCTCGCCGATCTGGGCGGGGGTGGACACCGGGTACGCCTCGAACCGCGCCTTGATGTTCCAGCAGCTCCCCACCGCCGGACTGCCGTTCCAGTTCCAGACCTGGGCGGAGTTCGAGTCCTTCGCCTCCGACCAGCTGCGCACCGGCGTGATCGACGACCTCAGCGAGATCCGGTGGGACGTGCGGCCCGCTGCCCACCTGGGCACGCTGGAGAACCGGGTCTGCGACGGCATCTCCTCCTTCGACGACCTCGCCGCGATCGTCGCCCTGTGCCACTGCCTGGTGGTCGACCTCGACACCCGCGCCGCGGCCGGGGAGCGGCTGCCGACGATGCCGCCCTGGCACGTGCAGGAGAACAAGTGGCGCGCCGCCCGCTACGGCCTCGACGCGATCGTGATCCTCGACGCCGAGGGGGACGAGCGGCTGGTCACCGACGACCTCGCCGACCTGCTGGTCCGGCTCGAGCCGACCGCCGAGCGGCTCGGCTGCGCCGCCGAGCTGGCCTCCGTGGCCGACATCCCGCGCCGCGGCGCCTCCTACCAGCGCCAGCGCGCGGTCGCCGAGGAGTCCTCGGGGGACCTCGTCGCGGTCGTGGACTCCGTCGTCACCGAGCTGCGTGACGGCCTCGGGCGCTAG
- a CDS encoding site-specific DNA-methyltransferase: MRPWNTFVEGDNLAVMRAMAAAGEQVDLVCTDPPYNTGHDFAYRDDFRDAGGRPGSRHEAWAAMMAPRLEACRDLLRETGALFVSIDDNEAARLRLLLDEVMGEQNFLAQVVVNLNPKGRQLGRGFATSHEYLLVYARDARRTVLDASSAETVDERDFPLLDEATGRRHRHLPLRNTNKKFNPITSPTLHFPLWGDPEGGRVATAPFPGAVEVTPVFGDGRPAVWRWSRPLIEERPGDLVCRVVRGRAGERVDVFQRDWLDREGGRRKKLPTIWLAEEIGSTDTAVAELKDLVGHVFESPKPTGLVRRVLGTMPPDAVVLDPFAGSGTTGHAVALANAADGGARTCVSVNSAEPTRPGSNAHAAGLLTVADITRARLRAVDRLLGGGLEERVGWEPSADRPADLVG, encoded by the coding sequence GTGCGGCCGTGGAACACCTTCGTCGAGGGCGACAACCTCGCCGTGATGCGGGCGATGGCGGCCGCCGGTGAGCAGGTCGACCTGGTGTGCACCGACCCGCCGTACAACACCGGGCACGACTTCGCCTACCGCGACGACTTCCGCGACGCCGGCGGCCGGCCCGGCAGCCGGCACGAGGCCTGGGCGGCGATGATGGCGCCGCGCCTCGAGGCCTGCCGCGACCTGCTGCGCGAGACGGGGGCGCTGTTCGTCAGCATCGACGACAACGAGGCGGCGCGGCTGCGGCTGCTGCTGGACGAGGTGATGGGGGAGCAGAACTTCCTCGCCCAGGTCGTGGTCAACCTCAACCCCAAGGGCCGGCAGCTGGGCCGCGGGTTCGCGACGAGCCACGAGTACCTCCTCGTCTACGCCCGCGACGCCCGCCGGACCGTCCTGGACGCCAGCAGCGCCGAGACCGTCGACGAGCGCGACTTCCCGCTCCTCGACGAGGCGACCGGCCGGCGCCACCGGCACCTGCCGCTGCGCAACACCAACAAGAAGTTCAACCCGATCACCTCCCCGACGCTGCACTTCCCCCTGTGGGGCGACCCGGAGGGCGGGCGGGTCGCGACCGCGCCCTTCCCCGGCGCCGTCGAGGTCACGCCGGTCTTCGGCGACGGGCGCCCGGCGGTGTGGCGGTGGAGCCGCCCGCTCATCGAGGAGCGCCCCGGCGACCTGGTCTGCCGGGTGGTCCGGGGTCGCGCCGGCGAGCGGGTCGACGTCTTCCAGCGCGACTGGCTCGACCGGGAGGGCGGCCGCCGCAAGAAGCTGCCCACCATCTGGCTGGCCGAGGAGATCGGCTCCACCGACACCGCCGTCGCCGAGCTCAAGGACCTCGTCGGGCACGTCTTCGAGTCACCCAAGCCGACCGGGCTGGTCCGCCGCGTGCTCGGCACCATGCCGCCCGACGCCGTCGTCCTGGACCCCTTCGCCGGCAGCGGCACCACCGGCCACGCGGTCGCGCTGGCCAACGCCGCCGACGGCGGCGCCCGGACCTGCGTCTCGGTCAACTCCGCCGAGCCGACCCGGCCGGGCTCCAACGCCCACGCCGCCGGGCTGCTCACCGTCGCCGACATCACCCGCGCCCGGCTGCGCGCCGTCGACCGCCTGCTCGGCGGGGGCCTGGAGGAGCGGGTGGGCTGGGAGCCGTCCGCCGACCGGCCGGCTGACCTGGTGGGCTGA
- a CDS encoding DUF402 domain-containing protein yields MSPSPAPPAGSRVLVRMAKWRDRPHWSFAAVALGSDVHGDWLGLPAGTSMTRPGASYVAPTDQVVLVPAAAPDAERAWVTTFHGEGGPLQAYVDITTPPVWDGATLHAVDLDLDVLRGLTGRVWVDDEDEFAEHRVTLGYPPELCELAVASCARVRAIVEAGQAPYDGSARAWLARL; encoded by the coding sequence ATGTCCCCCTCCCCGGCTCCCCCGGCGGGCTCCCGGGTCCTCGTCCGGATGGCCAAGTGGCGCGACCGGCCGCACTGGTCCTTCGCCGCGGTGGCGCTCGGATCCGACGTCCACGGCGACTGGCTGGGCCTCCCCGCGGGCACCTCGATGACCCGTCCGGGGGCCTCCTACGTCGCCCCCACCGACCAGGTCGTGCTGGTCCCGGCGGCCGCCCCCGACGCCGAGCGCGCGTGGGTCACGACCTTCCACGGCGAGGGCGGGCCGCTCCAGGCCTACGTCGACATCACCACCCCGCCGGTGTGGGACGGCGCGACGCTGCACGCGGTCGACCTCGACCTCGACGTGCTGCGCGGGCTGACCGGGCGGGTCTGGGTCGACGACGAGGACGAGTTCGCCGAGCACCGGGTGACCCTGGGCTACCCGCCGGAGCTGTGCGAGCTCGCCGTGGCCTCCTGCGCGCGGGTCCGGGCGATCGTCGAGGCCGGCCAGGCGCCGTACGACGGCAGCGCCCGCGCCTGGCTCGCCCGGCTCTAG
- a CDS encoding WS/DGAT/MGAT family O-acyltransferase yields the protein MVTPIDPTSLAFLMAENRSMPMHVGGLQLFENPVDAGPHYTRQMYECMRDIDEMSPLFLKHPHRSLRTAGQLVWTQDEHFDIDHHVRHSALPYPGRIRELLDLCGRLHATRLAHERPLWEAHVIEGLRDGRVALYTKVHHALVDGVSAMRLIQSVLSEDPDERGMRAPWDAHPRAGTDARTRDRSVDLAEIPVQALRSAVGLTAEAAGLPAALVRTLTKGLRNETSALSLYAPRTMFNQRITGSRRFAAQDWPISRLRAVGAATGTTLNDVVLAMCSGALRAYLRELDALPPSSLVAMVPVGLNAKQSQIANPDGGNAVGAVMVQLATNHDDPARRLDLIHTSMRDGKQALSSMTPMQIVAMSALGQAPAILTPALRMQGLVRPPYNVIISNVPGPRSPRYWNGARLDGTYPLSIPIDGMALNITCTSYDDKLAFGVTGCRRTVPHLQRLLVHLDDEVAALEKAAGVA from the coding sequence GTGGTCACTCCGATCGACCCCACCTCGCTGGCGTTCCTCATGGCCGAGAACCGCAGCATGCCGATGCACGTCGGCGGTCTCCAGCTCTTCGAGAACCCGGTGGACGCCGGCCCGCACTACACCCGGCAGATGTATGAGTGCATGCGCGACATCGACGAGATGTCGCCGTTGTTCCTCAAGCACCCGCACCGCTCCCTGCGCACCGCGGGGCAGCTGGTGTGGACGCAGGACGAGCACTTCGACATCGACCACCACGTCCGGCACAGCGCGCTCCCCTATCCCGGCCGGATCCGCGAGCTGCTCGACCTGTGCGGCCGGCTCCACGCGACCCGCCTCGCCCACGAGCGCCCGCTGTGGGAGGCGCACGTCATCGAGGGGCTCCGCGACGGCCGGGTGGCGCTCTACACCAAGGTCCACCACGCGCTCGTGGACGGCGTCTCCGCGATGCGGCTGATCCAGAGCGTGCTGAGCGAGGACCCCGACGAGCGCGGCATGCGCGCCCCCTGGGACGCCCACCCCCGCGCCGGCACCGATGCGCGCACGCGGGACCGCTCGGTCGACCTCGCCGAGATCCCGGTGCAGGCGCTGCGGAGCGCGGTCGGTCTCACCGCCGAGGCGGCCGGCCTGCCGGCGGCCCTGGTCCGCACCCTCACCAAGGGCCTGCGCAACGAGACCTCCGCGCTCTCGCTCTACGCGCCGCGCACCATGTTCAACCAGCGGATCACCGGCTCGCGGCGCTTCGCCGCCCAGGACTGGCCCATCTCGCGGCTGCGCGCGGTCGGCGCGGCGACCGGCACGACCCTCAACGACGTGGTCCTCGCGATGTGCAGCGGCGCGCTGCGGGCCTACCTGCGCGAGCTCGACGCGCTGCCACCCTCCTCCCTCGTCGCGATGGTGCCGGTCGGCCTCAACGCCAAGCAGTCGCAGATCGCCAATCCCGACGGCGGCAACGCGGTCGGCGCGGTGATGGTCCAGCTCGCCACCAACCACGACGACCCCGCGCGCCGCCTCGACCTCATCCACACCTCGATGCGCGACGGCAAGCAGGCGCTCTCGTCGATGACGCCGATGCAGATCGTCGCGATGAGCGCGCTCGGGCAGGCGCCGGCCATCCTCACCCCGGCGCTGCGGATGCAGGGGCTGGTCCGGCCGCCGTACAACGTGATCATCAGCAACGTCCCCGGCCCGCGCTCGCCGCGCTACTGGAACGGCGCGCGCCTCGACGGCACCTACCCGCTCTCGATCCCCATCGACGGGATGGCCCTCAACATCACGTGCACGTCGTACGACGACAAGCTGGCCTTCGGCGTGACCGGCTGCCGCCGCACCGTCCCGCACCTCCAGCGACTGCTCGTCCACCTCGACGACGAGGTCGCCGCGCTGGAGAAGGCCGCGGGGGTCGCCTGA